One Actinomycetota bacterium DNA window includes the following coding sequences:
- a CDS encoding elongation factor Tu produces the protein SVTLPAGTEMVMPGDNTEMTVELITPIAMDEGQKFAIREGGRTVGAGTVINVIK, from the coding sequence GGTCGGTGACGTTGCCTGCGGGGACCGAGATGGTGATGCCTGGTGATAATACGGAGATGACGGTCGAGTTGATTACACCGATCGCGATGGACGAGGGTCAGAAGTTCGCGATTCGTGAGGGTGGCCGTACCGTCGGTGCCGGCACCGTCATCAACGTCATCAAATAG